A part of Candidatus Macondimonas diazotrophica genomic DNA contains:
- a CDS encoding efflux RND transporter permease subunit, whose translation MEHKIAYLAVRYRRSFTAAVWVVSALCLFAVSRLDITTVQTDFLPKGHPYTALQSEFAESFGGANKIALALEVSDDRDIFSLPTLEKIHDITRALEQTAGVDSLTITSLATSKMARISASAEGIRSEALMWPDIPTDEAGARALKDTVIQTPLAYGRYVSGDLKSALITADLYENFSDYDVLFAQLSALQAQVEDANHVFRMVGEPIIYGYVASLLNETILIVLGVLGSIAILLYLMVGTVRAVVFPLLSGFLSCIWTLGICAAFGINLDPLLLPVIILLFARGVSHSLQMVLRFDEEVSKDGVTIPEGATRTLAELFRPGMLGIATDGLCAAAVGLSSIPFLQKLALIAVIWVSTIAISASVLTPVFLAGYRNVDTRPNWIRQRITAALAALGHLAMSPGRYVVVGLALTLFAISSFSAMNLQIGDSSAGSPIFREDSRFNEDLAAINSKFGGTDTLMVVARGDGPDAQKDPEVLETVHALQRYMEMQPEIVRSFSVADMMVSINRLLHDDNPHFQELADDRFVNGELMYQLRANSQPGQLESVIDSMFENSAVQFVMNSREGDVIRTALARFNEFALAHDIKTASLEIGGGVIGMLAAVNEVILDDQIESIGVALLILMLVCTMVYRSSHAGLFFLAPVALSNTVTFGYMAYQGIGMTVNTVPVAAIGIGLGVDYAIYIADRVKEEWEAGSTVKKAMIDAMASAGQGVLITATVLIVSVLLWQFSSLRFQAEMGQLMGLWMVVSASSALLLTPAMIYIFKPRFVFTERNNEIFEGSLLIN comes from the coding sequence ATGGAACATAAAATCGCATATCTGGCGGTTCGATATCGGCGTTCCTTTACCGCCGCTGTCTGGGTTGTTTCTGCGCTCTGCCTGTTCGCGGTTTCCCGGCTGGACATCACGACCGTCCAGACCGACTTCCTGCCCAAAGGCCATCCCTACACGGCACTTCAAAGCGAATTTGCCGAGTCGTTCGGCGGCGCCAACAAGATCGCCTTGGCATTAGAAGTGTCGGACGATCGGGATATTTTTTCCCTGCCGACGCTTGAGAAGATCCACGACATCACCCGTGCACTCGAACAGACCGCCGGCGTGGATTCACTGACGATCACCTCGCTGGCCACCAGCAAGATGGCGCGAATCAGTGCATCGGCCGAAGGCATTCGCTCCGAAGCGCTCATGTGGCCGGATATCCCCACGGATGAAGCCGGCGCACGCGCCTTGAAGGACACGGTGATCCAAACGCCATTGGCCTATGGACGCTACGTCTCCGGTGACTTGAAATCGGCACTGATCACGGCCGATCTCTATGAAAACTTCAGCGATTACGATGTGCTGTTTGCCCAGCTTTCAGCGCTGCAAGCGCAAGTGGAGGACGCCAATCACGTTTTTCGCATGGTCGGCGAACCCATCATCTATGGCTACGTCGCCTCGCTGCTGAACGAAACGATCCTGATCGTCCTGGGCGTCCTGGGGTCCATTGCGATTCTGCTCTATCTGATGGTCGGAACCGTCCGGGCCGTGGTCTTTCCACTTCTCAGCGGCTTCCTCAGCTGTATCTGGACACTGGGCATCTGCGCAGCCTTCGGAATCAATCTTGATCCGCTGTTGTTACCAGTGATCATCCTGCTGTTCGCCCGAGGCGTATCCCACTCGTTGCAGATGGTGCTTCGCTTCGATGAAGAAGTGTCCAAGGACGGGGTCACCATCCCGGAGGGTGCCACCCGGACCCTTGCCGAGTTATTTCGCCCGGGGATGCTCGGCATTGCGACCGACGGGCTCTGTGCCGCTGCGGTGGGTTTGAGCAGCATTCCATTTCTTCAGAAACTCGCGCTCATCGCGGTCATCTGGGTCAGCACGATCGCGATCAGTGCAAGCGTTCTCACTCCGGTGTTCCTGGCGGGATACCGGAATGTGGATACCCGTCCGAACTGGATTCGCCAACGGATCACCGCCGCGCTCGCTGCACTGGGTCATCTGGCGATGTCGCCGGGACGGTATGTGGTGGTGGGCCTGGCGCTGACGCTTTTCGCCATCTCCTCTTTTTCGGCAATGAACCTCCAGATCGGCGATTCGAGCGCCGGGTCACCGATCTTTCGCGAAGACTCCCGATTCAATGAGGATCTGGCTGCGATCAACTCGAAGTTCGGCGGCACCGACACCTTGATGGTGGTCGCACGCGGCGACGGGCCGGATGCGCAGAAGGATCCCGAGGTACTGGAAACCGTTCATGCACTGCAGCGCTATATGGAGATGCAGCCCGAAATCGTCCGGAGCTTTTCGGTTGCAGACATGATGGTGTCCATCAACCGATTGCTGCATGACGACAATCCCCACTTCCAGGAACTGGCCGACGACCGATTCGTCAATGGCGAGCTGATGTATCAGCTTCGGGCAAATTCACAGCCGGGACAGCTGGAAAGCGTTATCGATTCGATGTTTGAAAACAGCGCGGTGCAGTTCGTCATGAACAGCCGCGAAGGCGACGTCATTCGAACCGCGTTGGCCCGGTTCAATGAATTCGCTCTGGCGCACGACATCAAAACAGCTTCGCTGGAGATCGGTGGCGGCGTGATCGGAATGCTCGCAGCGGTCAATGAAGTGATCCTGGATGATCAGATCGAATCGATCGGTGTTGCGCTGCTGATCCTGATGCTGGTGTGCACGATGGTCTATCGCTCATCCCACGCCGGTCTGTTCTTTCTGGCGCCGGTTGCACTGTCGAACACGGTCACCTTCGGCTACATGGCCTATCAAGGGATCGGCATGACCGTCAACACCGTTCCGGTAGCGGCAATCGGTATCGGACTGGGTGTCGATTACGCGATCTATATCGCCGATCGCGTCAAGGAGGAATGGGAAGCAGGAAGCACCGTAAAAAAGGCAATGATCGATGCGATGGCCAGTGCGGGCCAGGGCGTGCTCATTACAGCCACAGTACTGATCGTCAGCGTTCTTCTCTGGCAGTTTTCCTCGCTACGGTTCCAGGCCGAGATGGGACAACTGATGGGCTTATGGATGGTGGTGTCCGCATCTTCGGCACTGCTTCTTACACCAGCCATGATCTATATCTTCAAGCCGCGATTCGTCTTCACAGAAAGAAACAATGAAATTTTCGAAGGCAGTTTACTAATCAATTAG
- a CDS encoding WD40/YVTN/BNR-like repeat-containing protein gives MLPWLVIGALALASVTLKLPPVKDQVQPKIFMPRDHFFGIAITPAGEMFVAGQNGQILTSNDNGQRWTPLDAELRAALQDIAAWDNDHILAIGNDGAVVTGTRTNDQWALRESTIGEKTKLLGLTVQGQGEAWAVGDMGAIFHSTDYGVSWNRASPVKDIIFNSVDFLDERIGIVVGEFGTIARTSDGGASWQDLPDLTELTLLDVAFSADGRAVIVGQNGTVLISDDAGVNWRELPAVTTEHLFDVEWDAGLDEWIAVGNMGVISRTVNGDWTSWTTSRIDDRNLSWHTGLALRDGAIYVSGRDTGIIQDGSFLPFQKQSLQ, from the coding sequence ATGCTCCCGTGGCTTGTGATCGGCGCGCTTGCACTGGCATCGGTGACCCTCAAGCTGCCGCCCGTGAAAGATCAGGTCCAGCCAAAAATCTTCATGCCCCGCGATCACTTTTTCGGGATCGCGATCACGCCCGCCGGAGAGATGTTCGTCGCGGGTCAGAACGGACAGATTCTGACCTCGAACGATAACGGGCAGCGCTGGACACCGCTGGATGCCGAACTCCGCGCTGCGCTTCAGGATATTGCGGCATGGGACAACGACCATATTCTGGCCATCGGCAACGACGGCGCCGTGGTGACGGGTACCCGGACCAATGATCAATGGGCGCTTCGTGAATCGACCATCGGTGAGAAGACGAAACTTCTCGGGCTCACCGTCCAGGGCCAAGGCGAGGCCTGGGCCGTCGGCGACATGGGCGCGATTTTTCACAGCACCGATTACGGCGTGTCGTGGAATCGAGCCTCACCCGTAAAAGACATCATTTTCAACAGCGTCGATTTTCTGGATGAGCGAATCGGGATCGTCGTTGGCGAATTCGGAACCATCGCACGAACCAGCGACGGGGGCGCGAGCTGGCAGGATCTCCCCGACCTGACGGAGCTGACATTGCTTGATGTCGCGTTTTCCGCCGATGGCCGGGCCGTGATCGTTGGACAGAATGGCACCGTGCTCATCTCCGATGACGCTGGCGTGAACTGGCGTGAACTGCCCGCTGTAACGACCGAGCATCTTTTCGATGTTGAGTGGGACGCCGGCCTGGATGAGTGGATTGCCGTCGGCAACATGGGCGTGATCAGCCGGACCGTCAATGGCGATTGGACCAGTTGGACGACATCACGAATCGACGACCGGAACCTGTCCTGGCACACCGGTCTCGCATTGCGAGATGGCGCGATTTACGTCTCCGGTCGCGACACCGGGATCATCCAGGACGGCAGCTTCCTGCCATTCCAGAAGCAATCCCTCCAATAG
- the ribB gene encoding 3,4-dihydroxy-2-butanone-4-phosphate synthase — protein MITKLSDWHSPSPSSEQSDEPVLRAITQLRAGKAIIVQDAEDRENEADLVALADRVSPDVVNFMITHGRGLVCAPVSREIAERLRLDPMVKGNSDPHRTQFTVSVDAASCRTGISATERARTLRALADLHATAGDFTRPGHVFPLIAHPAGVLGRAGHTEAATDLARLADAPAAGVICEILGQDGNPITGRSVARFAARFGLLRLTIQQLIRYRAAHDSALLGRDLMPDLTNANPLISYSRYMEKALASCI, from the coding sequence ATGATTACGAAGCTTTCCGATTGGCATTCTCCGTCCCCGTCATCCGAACAATCGGATGAACCGGTCCTTCGTGCGATCACGCAGCTTCGAGCCGGAAAGGCGATCATCGTCCAGGACGCAGAAGACCGGGAAAATGAAGCCGATCTGGTGGCACTGGCAGATCGCGTGTCGCCGGATGTCGTCAATTTCATGATCACCCACGGTCGAGGCCTGGTGTGTGCGCCAGTGAGCCGGGAAATTGCCGAACGTCTACGCCTGGATCCCATGGTGAAAGGCAATTCCGATCCCCATCGCACGCAATTTACGGTCTCGGTCGACGCCGCATCGTGTCGAACCGGCATCTCTGCGACCGAGCGGGCCCGGACCTTGCGGGCTTTGGCCGATTTGCACGCCACGGCCGGCGACTTCACCCGTCCTGGCCATGTCTTTCCCTTGATCGCCCATCCAGCCGGGGTCCTGGGTCGTGCCGGGCACACGGAGGCCGCGACTGACCTGGCACGCCTGGCCGACGCGCCGGCGGCCGGTGTGATCTGCGAAATTCTCGGACAGGACGGTAACCCGATTACAGGCAGGAGCGTCGCCCGGTTCGCAGCACGATTCGGGCTTCTCCGGCTGACCATTCAACAGCTCATCCGCTATCGCGCGGCTCATGATTCGGCGCTGCTTGGCCGTGATCTCATGCCCGATCTCACGAACGCAAATCCGCTGATTTCATATTCGCGATACATGGAAAAGGCGCTGGCTTCCTGCATCTAG
- a CDS encoding acyl-CoA dehydrogenase family protein, producing the protein MKPTGLLDLSPEQKKLQESAREVAQVLKKNADQADRERWVPSENWDAIKSAGFYGALVPKAYGGLGLGMFEYSLILEQLGQGCSGTSMAFNMHQMSMSLMKGAGLESVNKDKFAYLCDLTVNNLMSAVASEPGGNSLIYATLNPTSYVEVVEGGYKLYGRKQFGTNFEASRYSMVMFHIKDSPDATESVFLLIDTKMPGVNVEDTWDTLGLRATRSNSVFFDGLFIPEEQTLLRGSDFFQSLLQTSSAEFYHTFSSVYLGILTAMLDWAQQYLLSRVPRGYTQPMAYHPSSLQTIGALIDRLDQARLIVRQVSLTYDTHGNIPESFYGFAKAKLAITNALMEAVRTLPSACGANSLYNKNPLPRLMRDAMVATVMPPHMWQERELAAIGAMDLDMTKIQPPLG; encoded by the coding sequence ATGAAGCCGACTGGATTACTGGATCTCAGCCCGGAACAGAAGAAACTTCAAGAATCCGCCCGGGAAGTCGCACAGGTATTGAAGAAAAATGCTGACCAGGCCGACCGTGAACGGTGGGTTCCATCCGAGAACTGGGACGCCATCAAATCTGCCGGATTCTACGGCGCACTGGTTCCGAAGGCATATGGAGGCCTGGGACTGGGGATGTTCGAGTACAGTCTGATCCTGGAACAGCTGGGGCAGGGCTGCTCCGGCACGTCCATGGCCTTCAACATGCATCAGATGTCCATGAGTCTGATGAAGGGGGCCGGCCTCGAGTCCGTCAACAAGGACAAGTTCGCGTATCTGTGCGATCTCACGGTCAACAACCTCATGTCCGCCGTCGCCTCGGAGCCCGGTGGAAACTCCCTGATCTATGCAACGCTGAACCCGACCTCATACGTTGAGGTCGTGGAGGGCGGATACAAGCTCTACGGCCGCAAACAGTTCGGCACGAACTTTGAAGCATCGCGCTATTCGATGGTGATGTTTCACATCAAGGATTCGCCGGATGCCACCGAAAGCGTGTTCCTGCTGATCGACACCAAGATGCCGGGCGTCAATGTCGAAGATACCTGGGATACGCTGGGTCTTCGCGCCACCCGCAGCAACAGCGTGTTCTTTGATGGGCTGTTCATTCCCGAAGAGCAAACCCTGTTGCGTGGAAGCGACTTCTTTCAAAGCTTGCTCCAGACCTCAAGCGCCGAGTTCTACCACACGTTTTCTTCGGTATACCTGGGCATTCTGACGGCAATGCTGGATTGGGCGCAGCAGTATCTGCTTTCACGGGTTCCACGCGGCTACACCCAGCCCATGGCTTACCACCCCTCAAGCTTGCAGACGATCGGCGCGCTGATTGATCGCCTCGACCAAGCACGACTGATCGTCCGCCAGGTGTCATTGACTTATGACACCCATGGAAACATCCCGGAATCCTTCTACGGCTTTGCCAAGGCAAAGCTGGCGATTACCAACGCGCTCATGGAAGCCGTCAGAACGCTTCCGAGCGCATGCGGGGCCAACTCGCTTTACAACAAGAATCCGCTCCCACGATTGATGCGGGATGCCATGGTCGCGACCGTCATGCCCCCACATATGTGGCAAGAGCGAGAGCTGGCCGCCATCGGGGCCATGGATCTCGATATGACAAAGATTCAGCCGCCCCTGGGCTGA
- a CDS encoding Rid family hydrolase, whose product MNATNIYVPGSGDFCKAIHACDAKRVGNHIFISGQVGVKWGQTMEDFEVLPTYEEQVRQTWLNIKNVLEAAGGAPKDIVQIEQFIVHSEAPDIPFADKVMKIFEIKRELLPDAIPTGSAMGVTHLALPGLMLEIQVEAVVSA is encoded by the coding sequence ATGAACGCAACCAATATCTATGTGCCGGGAAGCGGGGATTTCTGCAAGGCGATTCACGCCTGCGACGCGAAGCGGGTTGGTAATCACATCTTCATTTCAGGGCAGGTCGGCGTGAAATGGGGGCAAACCATGGAAGACTTCGAGGTGTTGCCCACCTACGAGGAACAGGTGCGCCAGACGTGGTTGAACATCAAGAACGTGCTGGAAGCGGCCGGCGGTGCACCCAAAGACATCGTTCAGATCGAGCAATTCATCGTTCACAGCGAGGCGCCAGACATTCCCTTTGCGGACAAGGTGATGAAGATTTTCGAGATCAAGCGGGAACTGCTTCCTGACGCGATCCCGACCGGTAGCGCCATGGGCGTCACGCATCTTGCCTTGCCCGGCCTCATGCTCGAAATCCAGGTTGAAGCGGTCGTCAGCGCCTGA
- a CDS encoding LLM class flavin-dependent oxidoreductase, which produces MKFGLIVEANVPVGLTQHRRYQQMISEAVYAEEAGFDFWGASEQHFMGNIGMSATEVMYAAVAAKTTRIRLRHMIRLLLKFNHPLRIAEQLATLDLISNGRAELGTGRSNSLIALNAFGVSPTETRAQWNESLDIIAKAISEDWVEHKGKYWEIPPCFLTPKPLQEPHPPLSVAASSMEMHQIAGEKGIGCMGFDNYLGWGRVEDAAKLYKNAITHPSQQVGKVVNDTLSFLVLPAYCAKTHERAIAEGGPTVINFLRIVVQAYDQLAEASPDYAYMAESKMINAMLDDIEVLLEHTPGVLCGTPEYFVEQISRLKEAGYDEVILRVDGDMTHRQIMEAVDLIGNHVIPHFASPRNVVTGSPFAEGTKFLP; this is translated from the coding sequence ATGAAATTCGGCCTTATCGTTGAAGCAAATGTTCCGGTTGGGTTGACCCAACACCGCCGGTATCAGCAGATGATCAGTGAAGCAGTGTACGCAGAAGAAGCGGGATTCGACTTCTGGGGTGCATCCGAGCAGCACTTCATGGGGAACATTGGCATGTCCGCCACTGAAGTGATGTACGCGGCGGTCGCAGCAAAGACCACCCGCATTCGCTTGCGGCACATGATCCGTCTGCTGTTGAAGTTCAATCATCCGTTGCGCATCGCGGAACAGCTGGCGACCCTCGACCTCATCTCCAACGGCAGGGCCGAACTGGGGACAGGACGATCGAATTCCCTGATCGCTCTGAATGCCTTTGGGGTCAGTCCCACCGAAACACGCGCGCAGTGGAACGAATCGCTGGACATCATCGCCAAGGCGATTTCCGAGGACTGGGTAGAACACAAAGGGAAGTACTGGGAGATACCGCCGTGTTTCCTGACGCCCAAGCCTCTGCAGGAACCGCACCCCCCGCTCTCCGTCGCGGCCTCAAGCATGGAAATGCATCAGATCGCGGGCGAGAAAGGAATCGGCTGCATGGGCTTCGACAACTATCTGGGTTGGGGCCGCGTAGAAGATGCCGCCAAGCTCTATAAGAATGCCATCACCCATCCATCGCAGCAGGTCGGAAAGGTTGTCAACGATACGCTCTCCTTCCTGGTGCTGCCCGCCTATTGTGCCAAGACGCACGAAAGAGCGATCGCGGAAGGCGGACCGACCGTCATCAATTTCCTTCGTATTGTCGTTCAGGCATACGACCAGCTCGCCGAAGCTTCACCCGACTATGCCTACATGGCGGAGTCGAAGATGATCAATGCGATGCTTGACGATATTGAAGTACTGCTTGAGCACACGCCCGGGGTGCTCTGCGGAACGCCGGAGTATTTCGTTGAGCAGATTTCACGCCTCAAGGAAGCGGGATATGACGAAGTCATTCTCCGTGTCGACGGGGACATGACCCACCGCCAGATCATGGAAGCGGTGGATCTGATTGGAAATCACGTCATTCCACACTTTGCGTCCCCACGCAATGTCGTCACCGGAAGCCCATTTGCCGAGGGGACTAAATTCCTGCCCTAA
- a CDS encoding RidA family protein — translation MTKRDLFLPGSGEFCRDIGACDATVVGEKLFISGQGGVDWTDNMTLLPTFEAQTRKTWVNIKTALDAAGYESEHIVQILMMIVHADDSEGTFSEKTMKIFEIKNEILPDSTPTGTTIGVSDLALPDLQVEIQVVAMK, via the coding sequence ATGACCAAGCGTGATCTTTTTTTACCCGGAAGCGGCGAGTTCTGTAGAGACATCGGCGCTTGTGATGCCACCGTGGTCGGAGAAAAGCTTTTCATCTCCGGGCAAGGCGGTGTCGATTGGACCGACAACATGACATTGCTTCCGACCTTCGAAGCCCAGACCCGAAAAACCTGGGTCAATATCAAGACTGCACTCGATGCAGCGGGCTATGAGAGCGAACACATCGTACAAATCCTCATGATGATTGTACACGCTGATGATTCTGAAGGAACCTTCAGCGAAAAAACCATGAAGATCTTTGAAATCAAGAACGAAATACTCCCCGATTCGACACCAACCGGAACAACCATCGGCGTGAGTGATCTGGCGCTGCCGGATCTCCAGGTCGAGATTCAGGTCGTTGCCATGAAATAG
- a CDS encoding TetR/AcrR family transcriptional regulator: protein MDRKKSAQFDKKTEILAVSVPMFAAYGYNKVTIRDIGAAAGMTSAALYYHFQDKQTLYREALKFSFQSKAEITHAILSSQGTPEERLAAFIERYTQLLADDPDFRRVMQRELLDGDEESVGMLSELFQQPFDELAAIVEVLAPATDIHMVIMSIIAMILYHYEVGPLRRLLPGAKPEHEDYRTLATHIKRLIFSMLEKEVPADLPPTTVPTALG, encoded by the coding sequence GTGGATAGAAAAAAAAGTGCACAGTTTGATAAGAAAACGGAAATTCTGGCGGTTTCGGTGCCAATGTTTGCCGCCTATGGGTATAACAAGGTTACCATTCGGGACATCGGTGCAGCGGCTGGAATGACTTCCGCGGCGCTTTATTACCATTTTCAGGACAAGCAGACGCTGTATCGCGAAGCGCTGAAATTCTCGTTTCAGTCCAAGGCCGAAATCACGCACGCGATCCTCTCATCGCAAGGAACGCCGGAAGAGCGTCTGGCCGCCTTCATCGAACGGTACACCCAGCTGCTCGCCGATGATCCGGATTTTCGGCGTGTGATGCAGCGGGAACTGCTGGACGGAGATGAAGAAAGCGTGGGAATGCTCAGCGAGCTGTTCCAACAACCGTTTGACGAGCTCGCGGCAATCGTCGAGGTGCTCGCGCCCGCCACCGACATTCACATGGTCATCATGTCCATCATCGCCATGATTCTCTACCACTACGAAGTCGGACCCTTGCGGCGGCTGCTGCCCGGCGCGAAGCCCGAACACGAGGATTACCGGACCCTGGCAACGCATATCAAACGGCTCATTTTCTCCATGCTGGAGAAAGAGGTACCGGCCGACTTGCCGCCGACCACGGTGCCCACTGCGCTGGGGTGA
- a CDS encoding SIR2 family NAD-dependent protein deacylase, protein MNDTNHLEVIASGLSAGRMIPYLGPGMVDLCPEAGTVPASLEALAIFLGSKVTVPGRARGNLGASAQYIENFKHRKTLVDLMRQAFAPTLTPSPLHRTLAALPSIPLIVQLWYDDVMRTALAGWPDFGLIQGLSQSEHFGTWYQAMAADGTDLELTALAERTLVLYQPWGAVEPRPNFLVSDADFVEVLTEIDIQTPIPPLVQERRRDRAFLFLGCRFTSQTERIFAHQISKRSSETHYAVLAAEPTRNEARFLEQHGITRLELPLAAFADALQAQLTAGRTEALSRTA, encoded by the coding sequence ATGAACGATACGAATCATCTGGAAGTCATCGCCAGCGGCCTGAGCGCCGGTCGCATGATTCCCTATCTGGGTCCCGGCATGGTGGATCTGTGCCCCGAAGCAGGCACCGTTCCCGCCTCCCTGGAAGCGCTGGCCATTTTTCTGGGCAGCAAGGTCACCGTGCCGGGCCGCGCTCGGGGAAATCTTGGTGCCAGCGCCCAGTACATCGAGAACTTCAAGCACCGCAAGACGCTGGTGGACCTGATGCGTCAAGCGTTTGCGCCGACGCTCACCCCCTCACCGTTGCACCGGACGCTGGCGGCGCTGCCGTCCATTCCGCTCATCGTCCAGCTCTGGTACGACGATGTCATGCGCACCGCGCTGGCCGGTTGGCCCGACTTCGGGCTGATCCAGGGGTTGAGCCAGTCCGAGCATTTCGGCACCTGGTACCAGGCCATGGCGGCGGACGGCACCGATCTCGAGCTCACCGCGCTCGCCGAGCGGACGCTGGTGCTCTACCAGCCGTGGGGCGCGGTCGAGCCGCGGCCGAATTTCCTCGTGTCCGATGCCGATTTCGTCGAGGTGCTGACCGAGATCGACATCCAGACGCCGATTCCGCCGCTGGTGCAGGAACGCCGCCGCGACCGCGCGTTCCTGTTTCTCGGCTGCCGTTTCACCAGCCAGACCGAACGCATCTTTGCCCACCAGATCAGCAAACGCTCCTCGGAAACGCACTACGCCGTGCTCGCCGCCGAACCGACGCGCAACGAAGCCCGTTTCCTGGAACAGCACGGCATCACCCGGCTGGAACTGCCGCTCGCGGCGTTCGCCGATGCCCTGCAGGCGCAGCTCACCGCCGGCCGGACCGAGGCGTTGTCACGCACCGCCTGA
- a CDS encoding DegT/DnrJ/EryC1/StrS family aminotransferase, translated as MKPADYDILLSEPDFSDLERQMVAAVMGSPYITAGPLTERLEAAVAERLGRRHALCLSSSTLALWLILRAAGIGPGSDVVAPSYGWRQLADGAVFAGVGVVFADVDYWSGCLTAEKIAARLTPQTRALVVANANGHPAPWAELRELASVHGLLLIEDSTEAVGSVYQGRAVGSFGDCAIFDFTQPGAIACGAGAVIVTDDIDLASRLRLLRDRRLSDRGSVVAGGLPVAGLAMGELNAGLGLAQWTRLDEVLSQRKTIEAHYLDVIQSFEGIKPPYAAPDVDEVHWFLSLVHLGTRFSRSSRDDIVDDLATAGVEAAAYCLPLHRQARYFDKQRPRQDLWVTDKLADRALALPFHSRLDAEEVSFIVQTAKDASINVGAGSAIYL; from the coding sequence GTGAAACCCGCCGACTACGACATCCTGCTCAGCGAGCCGGACTTCAGCGACCTGGAGCGGCAGATGGTGGCCGCGGTGATGGGTTCGCCGTACATCACTGCCGGCCCGCTCACCGAACGCCTGGAAGCGGCGGTGGCGGAACGTCTCGGACGTCGCCACGCGCTGTGCCTGAGCAGTTCCACCCTGGCGCTGTGGCTGATCCTGCGGGCCGCCGGCATCGGACCGGGCAGCGACGTGGTGGCGCCCTCGTATGGGTGGCGCCAGCTCGCCGATGGCGCAGTCTTCGCCGGGGTCGGCGTCGTGTTTGCCGATGTCGACTACTGGTCGGGCTGTCTGACCGCGGAAAAAATTGCGGCGCGCCTGACTCCCCAGACCCGCGCACTCGTGGTAGCCAATGCCAACGGCCATCCGGCCCCGTGGGCCGAGCTGCGGGAACTGGCGAGCGTTCATGGATTGCTGCTGATCGAGGATTCCACCGAGGCGGTCGGTTCGGTCTACCAGGGCCGGGCCGTCGGCAGCTTCGGCGACTGCGCCATTTTCGATTTCACCCAGCCGGGGGCCATCGCCTGCGGCGCGGGCGCGGTGATCGTGACCGACGACATCGATCTGGCCAGTCGGTTGCGGCTGCTGCGCGATCGGCGCCTGTCCGATCGCGGCTCGGTGGTGGCGGGGGGATTGCCGGTTGCGGGTCTCGCGATGGGCGAGCTCAACGCGGGGCTCGGCTTGGCACAGTGGACCCGGCTCGATGAAGTCTTGAGTCAACGCAAGACCATCGAGGCCCATTACCTCGATGTCATCCAGTCCTTCGAGGGGATCAAGCCACCCTATGCGGCGCCGGATGTGGACGAGGTGCATTGGTTCCTGTCACTGGTACACCTGGGCACCCGTTTCAGCCGCAGCAGCCGCGACGACATCGTCGACGATCTGGCCACCGCCGGGGTGGAGGCGGCGGCCTATTGCCTGCCGCTGCATCGCCAGGCGCGCTATTTCGACAAGCAGCGCCCGCGCCAGGACTTGTGGGTGACCGACAAGCTGGCCGATCGCGCACTGGCGCTGCCGTTTCACAGCCGTCTCGACGCCGAGGAAGTCAGCTTCATCGTCCAGACCGCCAAGGACGCTTCCATCAACGTGGGGGCGGGGTCCGCCATCTATCTGTAA
- the nifT gene encoding putative nitrogen fixation protein NifT translates to MKVMIRRDAAGALSAYVPKKDLEEPIVSMDNPDMWGGVVTLANGWRLELPAMAADTRLPLTVDARRLGE, encoded by the coding sequence ATGAAAGTCATGATTCGCCGCGATGCCGCCGGTGCGCTGTCGGCCTATGTGCCCAAGAAAGACCTTGAAGAGCCCATCGTCTCCATGGACAACCCCGATATGTGGGGCGGGGTGGTCACCCTGGCCAACGGCTGGCGGCTCGAGTTGCCGGCGATGGCCGCTGACACGCGGCTGCCGTTGACGGTCGACGCACGCCGGCTGGGGGAATGA